Proteins from a single region of Sesamum indicum cultivar Zhongzhi No. 13 linkage group LG5, S_indicum_v1.0, whole genome shotgun sequence:
- the LOC105162662 gene encoding coumaroyl-CoA:anthocyanidin 3-O-glucoside-6''-O-coumaroyltransferase 2: MPLQYIKKIPAISPSPFTTTLRMTSSTQVTVVERRLISPPPRTVTATSLPLTFLDIPWLLFSPSQPLFFYDLPVSTAEFIQTILPNLENALSLTLQHFFPLSGKLVTPPLSSMPPRLEYTGDDSIFLTIVEATAADAGDFKNLTGNHPKLARDLKCLVPVLRSTGVGSKQQLLAVQITVFPEAGVCMGFALRHVVADGRTFNNFLKKWGELTKTGGVCGADGSVTFHDRAVITDPGGLESTLLKEWSKLKNSQKMENINKANGSKHDFSRATFVLRPHEMEKIKIWILTRSGMLFGSSQLLLSPYVLTCAFIWACWMKTHQFTCEDDCGEIVHYFGFIAGGITRLHYTVPNTYVGNCVGFGRSSATRKELMGENGVVYAAKAIGDTIKKLNGDMLGGAKSWISEWKVIRESELHVMVTGSPKLDVYGLDFGWGRPVKIEEVSIDTTGVISLCEGREVVGAIEIGLALPRSKMDVFSSFFIKGMNSFSIHC, from the coding sequence ATGCCATTGCAGTATATTAAGAAGATACCCGCCATTTCACCATCACCATTCACCACCACCCTGAGAATGACTTCCTCCACCCAAGTCACGGTGGTGGAACGCCGCCTCATCTCTCCGCCGCCGCGAACTGTGACAGCGACCTCTCTGCCTCTCACCTTTCTCGACATACCTTGGCTTCTCTTCTCCCCAAGTCAACCCCTCTTCTTCTATGACTTGCCCGTCTCCACAGCCGAGTTCATACAAACCATCCTTCCCAACCTCGAAAACGCTCTCTCCCTCACTCTCCAACACTTCTTCCCCCTCTCCGGGAAGTTGGTAACGCCGCCACTGTCCTCCATGCCGCCCCGTCTTGAATACACCGGAGACGACTCCATTTTCCTGACAATTGTTGAGGCCACGGCTGCTGACGCCGGAGATTTCAAGAATCTCACCGGCAACCACCCAAAATTGGCTCGAGATCTCAAGTGTCTTGTTCCTGTTTTGAGGAGTACCGGAGTAGGTTCAAAGCAGCAACTTCTAGCCGTTCAGATTACAGTGTTCCCTGAAGCTGGGGTTTGCATGGGCTTCGCGCTTCGCCACGTAGTAGCCGATGGGAGGACATTCAACAATTTCTTGAAGAAGTGGGGTGAACTTACCAAAACCGGTGGGGTTTGCGGGGCTGACGGGTCGGTGACCTTCCATGATAGGGCAGTGATAACAGATCCAGGTGGGCTTGAGTCAACTCTACTCAAAGAGTGGTCGAAATTGAAGAATTcacaaaaaatggaaaatattaataaggCTAATGGGTCAAAACACGATTTTTCAAGAGCCACATTCGTGTTGCGTCCACATGAAATGGAGAAAATCAAGATATGGATCTTGACCCGATCCGGGATGTTATTCGGGTCGAGCCAATTGCTCCTATCACCTTATGTCCTCACTTGCGCGTTCATATGGGCTTGCTGGATGAAAACTCATCAATTCACTTGTGAAGACGACTGTGGTGAAATCGTTCATTATTTTGGTTTCATTGCTGGTGGGATTACACGATTGCATTATACGGTCCCTAATACCTATGTGGGTAACTGTGTCGGATTCGGGCGATCGTCAGCTACTAGAAAAGAGTTAATGGGAGAAAATGGAGTGGTTTATGCTGCAAAAGCCATAGGGGACACAATCAAGAAGTTGAACGGAGATATGCTGGGTGGAGCCAAGAGTTGGATCTCGGAGTGGAAGGTCATACGTGAATCGGAGCTCCATGTAATGGTAACCGGGTCGCCGAAGTTGGATGTATATGGGTTGGATTTTGGGTGGGGGAGACCCGTGAAGATTGAAGAAGTGTCAATTGATACCACAGGTGTAATATCTCTTTGTGAAGGTAGAGAGGTTGTTGGAGCCATTGAAATCGGGTTGGCTCTCCCTAGGTCTAAAATGGATGTGTTTAGTAGTTTCTTCATTAAAGGAATGAATTCCTTTAGTATCCATTGTTAA